GCTACTGTAATACAGTATGTGCTGTCTAGAATAAATTATTGCatgagataaaatatttacaatgacTCAGCTGAAATATTCCAGTATGCATTTAGATATGCATTGTTACGAAACTTTATGGTGTGTTTGCCTATTGGCCTGAATTTTTATATGGGCATCTCAAACATGGATATGATGTGGATTGAAATGTTGTAACATACACATTGCTAATAAATGAaaggcaccagtttgcttttgttctaaaatattacttttattgttaacctattttcagcttacaaggccatcttcatacATTTACTGAATACATAAGGAACTGTAgtgacattgataactgtctcttcttttaattgttttgtgtatccctctccatgtttcatacctcctgatgtagtgttgtctagtactaattttattttattagtttgtttATTAATaggaactgttatgtaggcatgctattcctattttgtgttaaaggttttcctgtctactccattgttatttatgtactgttcaatttttactttttcattgcattaccaccacactggcaAAGATGttgcttactgtatgtttctacttcagtctagacattttacttctcttccaatgttgtttgcaaacattgtaacttctttggtgataatactcagtagatgtctgaagatggacttgtaagccgaaaaccagttaacaggaaaagtaatattgtagaacaaaagcaaactggtgctttccatttattataatgttgttctaccaagaaccgacggaagattctgttaacatgataCACATTTCTGTATTTATGGGCCTGAATACTGGTGCTTAAATCACTGTCAGTGTTGCAAAATTTTAACAATGAATGAGCATTTCCAGCAGAAATGACAGAAGTTTGGAAACTTTTATTCAAGTATACCTGCCTGACTAGACAGTTGTGGGCATGTTTCACCTAGTGACAagaaaaaataattctgttttctgTTAGCCAATACTGACTATTGATATGTCATTTACTTGCTATGCCAAATATGTTATTCTGTTTCTTGCATGCTTTTTTTTTAGGTAAAGTTGTGTATCATACCTGCTCCTGAGGAATCATAGATGTGATTACTTAATAGGTAATACTAGTCAAGTTTGtaaaacacaaacaaaatttaaaaagtggaAAACTTGTCATATGTCAATGTTGGTGGAAATTGCTTCACCCAGAATGAGTAACTCAAATTGGTGAAAACTTGGAAGCTGTCTAGAACAGTGAACCAGTAGAAAGCAATTAATATTGCAGGAATGTAATGTAAACTTAGGTTTGAAACTGCTCTCTTTGGTGTGACCAGAAATTTTAGTGTTGTGCCAGGCTTAGACAGGGAAAAGCTTTCAACTGAAAAGGAGACCTGGAATTAAATACCTGTGTGCCATATCAATGCCACAGAGTGCAATATCATTGTAAGAGACAAatcgaggagggaggggggggggggggttggggctaCAGGAACCCCCTTCCCTTCACCCAAGAACTACACCTGATTCTTAATCTTAAGGAAAAAAAATCTTTGCAATGTAGCTTTTAGACTTGACAGTCTCGGAAATGTTCTTGTGGTTCTAGTTGATATTataatagatgagttttgatacAGTATGGTGATAAAAAATTTCTatgagataaatgatatttagccATCTTCAGGCACTACTATTAAGCAAATAAGTAATGCCGGTCATTGGCTTGTGTACCACAGGGTTCATTAAGTAACTAGGTGCCGTGGACTGCTATTTGTCAGGAGAACATATTACAAATACATAGTCACCACTGTCAGCACACGTTCAGAATATACACTCCAGACGAATAGCAGTCCATGGCATCTAGTTATTGTATGAAACCATAATACGTGATACATGAGCCAATGACAGGAGGTACTAATTTGGTTAATAGTAGGACCTGAATATAATTCAGCTGTAGCATTGAAACTAGTTGTCTGAATAATAAATACTTTGATAATATGGCTGTGATGTTCCTATGTCATACAGCACACTGAAGACATTCATACGCATATTGTGAACCTTGCTTTGTTATGACTAtcactgtattttatttatgacaaaGGTTGTTCTCAGATTGTCTTCATTCAGTGTCATTAATGACAATAATTCCAAAGAATCTTACGAATGGTGGTTTGCtcaaacttcatttcatttgtatttGTGTCCTCCTGTTCATAATCTTTCCTCATTCACACTGTGAGCCATCAAGTTGCAACATTTTCTCTTCTCACAAATAGTTTTTCCTCACCTTATTCTTTGAATTCTTCCATATAATCAATCTACAGTGATTCTCTACTCTGTTCTTCATAACTGCTGGAAAGCAGAAATAATATTGAAGATGATAATGTGGAGAATTATAATGTACTTATTACAGTGCATCTAAAAAGGCTTTTCAAGAATTTCCTTCAAAAAAGTGGGAAGGGGGGGCAGGGGCAGATTTAGGTAGGTGGCCATTCATTTTTCACTCTAGTACAGTACCAGTGCCAACACTAGGAATGTTTTAAATATATTGCAGACATTCCTctccaaaatgtattttatgtttgAATACACAacatatttttataaataattatgaagcatttggccaaaagcttaatgtgcaacaaccaTTTCATTTTGACTGACaattcagcatgtcatctttatgatgagtagcgATCTATCCTTCCGTAATTACTGATATTCCAGTGTGGGCTTTCAGagtatttataaattatttttaagtAAAGAACATATACAATAACTGAATTTGACATATTTGTCTTAGGCAAACTTGCTTTGTAGTTGTTTGCTACTTATCAAAGCACTATTGCACAAAAATTCAGTCCCTGACAATAATCAGTAAACTAACTTTAGAACAAATACCAGTGCCTGAGATTTGCATGATGATGCAGTAAGGTTAAATTATTTCAGCTAAAGCAAAAGTCATGTAAATTTTACCAAGAGTACTCAATTAGGAATTGTCCTGTTGTACCTCATAGACTGACAGTTTCTATATGCCACTGTCTATTCAACTGTCCATTGTTTAAAAAATGTGAGTAAGTACTAGATGACTGCTGCACGGGTGTGAATTCTGTCACATAAAACAAGGCTCATGAAATTctcatttcttattcattatttagtTTCATTTTCTAAGTAATAGGATGTATTAAATTGGTTTTAGTTAGCGATTTGCCCAGGTTCTCCCTGcttgtaaaatttaaaaacctGGAGCAAAGTAAAAGACAGAAATAATGATAAATCTTTATTTATACTACTACTAccacaactactactactattttttaGAGTGGTACACAGTTCTCAACAAAGAGAGAAGCAAATCAATTAATTGAGCAGATTCCTTCATTTTCTTCCAGAGGTTGTGCTCTGAAATATGAATACTATCCTTTCAGTATATTCTGTGGACTTACCTAAAAATTTGCATTGTAACTGACAATGCAGTGTATGCATATAAATCACCATTCTCTGTTGCAGGGTTCCACGCTCGAGAAGTGTTCACACTGTCAATGCCTCTCCTGTGAGGCATAGTCAGAGTTCAGACTTCCCACGCACCAAGAGCATTGCACAAATTGAAGGATCGCAGACTACTAACAGTGCCTTCAAAGATTTCACTTGGTATGAAAATAACACTTTTTTGTTTCTTCAAGTAACTACTTTCTCAGAAATAAAGGTTAACTTTTGTAGTTGCATACAGTGTGTCCCATTTCCTAACAGATTTAAATTTACTGAAAAGTGGGTACAGATTAAACTGATTAAAATTGAGCAATCAGTGAAATGCGTAAAGTATAAGATGGTGTAAGTATTTCTGTGACTGCTCCTTCTAGTGAAGGATGCTCACTGAAATGAAGTCTCATTCTAAGAAAATTATAGAAACAGTATCTTAATCAGTTCTGAATGTGAAGGGATAGCTATTCTGTGGAATACGGGAAGACTCACTCTGGAACATAGACGTGAGACACGAAAGCaaagtttttccttttttaagtAGTTGTCTAACGCTCTTGTGCAAGCAGtatgctttttaaattttttaaaatataaatcttGTTGAACCTGACCTAATCCATATGAGTTGGCATATTTAAGAAATAATTCTGATATAAAGGagaatattaaaaaataattatggTCTGTTAAATATAGATGCATTGCTGTGGAGAACTTTGGTAGATTAATGCTATTTACACTTTCAGTGTGTAACTTGAGTCATGACATAAAAGGAAAaagttattcagttttctaattgaAGAACTTTATCCTTTTACACTGTGATTCAAGTTACACACTGCAAGTGTAAATTGCAGTAGTCTACAGTAGTTCACTGCATTAGTGTATCTACTGAAAATATATCATGTTAAAAGTAGTTTCACAGTAATGGAAGTGAAGATATTCAGTTTACATACCGGCAATAAATTTCTAGGATTTTGTAAGTTGAAGAGTAAGCAATAGTACCAGAAGCAGAGAGAAAGTCAAAATTGCAGTTTTTAGAGTGGTGGCATTTGAGAAACTGCCAGTGGTATCTTGACTGTCTTTCTGATTTAGACTCCAGTCAGAATTAAAGTGGTTgatggtaggggcacacatttcaTGAAAGTGCCATGTGTAGTTGGACTGTGGACACTGATCAAAGCATCTTATCAGACATCACTGAGGAACACTTCAGACAGTTTTATTGTTTGAGCAAGTGCTAGTCATATAAGCACTGACTTTGTTCCAGTACTGTAATTGTACCAACCAGAAGTTATATTTGATCCTGTGCTGGCTTTAATATTGTGACAGACAATAAAGATAGCAACTACACACATCACATCTGACAAATGAGTTTACTTCACATTGTATGAGAGACCATAAAGTCACCATCTTTTGAGTATAAATAGTACAGTTTTTCTGTGAAATTCAAGAGTACTTGtcagttaaatttagcagcacttgTTTCAGTTACcatacttttaaatattttgtttcagtgaTTAAACTCCATTTTATAACTTGGCATAATTTAATGTAGACTATCACTATACTTTTATGCTAGTTTATTTTCTGATAAAACATCAATTTCCTGTCAGTTATTTTCCAGAAGTGGAAATGATGCAATGTGTAACTTTGTAACACTGTCTTTTGGACTTCTGTTGCAGGAGGCGGACAAGGAAAGTTAACGACAATGCTGACGAGGTCACTCCAGCAAAGTTGGCAGAAGAAGCATTCAGATTACTTCGTATTGTCCAATCCCTAATGAATACAAATGAACCTGATCTTGCCCAATCCCTGAATGGCTCATTGCCAGGAAGCCAAAGAAGCAGCCTCACTGCATCAGATGAACTTTCGGCTTCTTTTCATAAGAGGCTTAATGTAGGTGAAGTTCCTAAGTACCCTGCACCAAGAAACTGTAGCTCCTTTCTGCACAGTGCCAGTGTAGATGATAGAAACTCACCTGATGTGTCCTCTATTCATTCTATTTCTTCCAAAATGACAGATGGGGCAGATTTTGAAGGCGGATGTTTAACTAGTGGACTTGAAGCAGGATTTGCTGGAAGTATTGCTAGTACTAAAGATACAACTACATGCAGCAACATTAGTATTTCAAAGAAACATTGCAATGGTTGTAGTAATCATATAACAGAGGCAAGCTCAGTTTCATATGAATTAGTCAATCAAGTGAAACCACAAGCTCATCAGCTTAGTGAAGATGAAAGTGGCTTTTCATCAATGAATTCTTTTCAAGATGTTGGTCTACCAATGATGCCTCCATCAAAATTGGAGGGAAGTTTTCAAGAAGTTGGACTTCCTGTTGTTGAAGAGACAGAAATTATCCATAAACACAGACGATGGAGTTCCAGCCCAGTGCAGTCAGCTTACTCAGCTCAAAGTGTGACATTCCCTTCTGAAACATTTCATGTTTTGTGGGTGTGAACTGATTATTTCAAGACAAAACAGCAGCAGTGTTCTCACAATTTCCTCATATCAGTAACAAGAAAGGCTATACTTTCCAGAAGACAGCAGATGTGGTAAACTGTACTATTACACACAACATGTTTCAAAAGTGTAGTATGAATTATGCAGCTACCACCAttgtttcttaaagaaattatagTATTTATTCTGTCTTTGCTTAGTTTGACAAGGGGTATTGAACTGTATGAAGTAATCTTTCGAAATCACTGTGCGTCAGTGACagttgtgttttttattgtttttcttataaATACTTGAAACTCAGTGTATGCAGGTTTtattatatattacatttttaagtgtctttctgtaacaaaatgtaaattgcatttgcAGTAAAACAAAAATGAACAGTACTGTATTGATGCTTATGAACATGAATACAGATACTGTGTAGGGAATAATTACACTATTAGTGATAATTTTGATTTACATTCTGCATTATGTTTTGTATTTGTGCAAATGATTTATGTTGTAAATGTATTGAAATAACACCTTAAACTGTTTGTTTGGATATGATCTGCATTGTTCATCTGTTTTCACTTTATAAAATCATATTGCCTGCATATATATAATTTAACTTTCAAAATTTTGTGCGAACcttaaaaaacacacatt
This genomic stretch from Schistocerca cancellata isolate TAMUIC-IGC-003103 chromosome 5, iqSchCanc2.1, whole genome shotgun sequence harbors:
- the LOC126188215 gene encoding uncharacterized protein LOC126188215; its protein translation is MGDGQKIEFDLSGDTAPNNAFRSSFARSFATEYRRQSKSLDYAYFEAIPVTEEDEDNSPCSGPRSLTTDLNTSQCNSNTEQNKIDLSLPVFGFHDSPFVRQAFPTRRHQHREVFKMWKEKQDALKLDKTEASKDNTTQAITREAANSSEQDTPNKMSNRKLQSPRAVAEAVDVNVLQSKVETLSWQLRQAEQSRQMYKQVMDQVAKFLKRAHISLDAIQNKMDSNMTCRVPRSRSVHTVNASPVRHSQSSDFPRTKSIAQIEGSQTTNSAFKDFTWRRTRKVNDNADEVTPAKLAEEAFRLLRIVQSLMNTNEPDLAQSLNGSLPGSQRSSLTASDELSASFHKRLNVGEVPKYPAPRNCSSFLHSASVDDRNSPDVSSIHSISSKMTDGADFEGGCLTSGLEAGFAGSIASTKDTTTCSNISISKKHCNGCSNHITEASSVSYELVNQVKPQAHQLSEDESGFSSMNSFQDVGLPMMPPSKLEGSFQEVGLPVVEETEIIHKHRRWSSSPVQSAYSAQSVTFPSETFHVLWV